DNA sequence from the Scyliorhinus torazame isolate Kashiwa2021f chromosome 19, sScyTor2.1, whole genome shotgun sequence genome:
cccctcccacctgcgcactctccctcattccccccctcccacctgcacactctccctcatcccccctcccacctgcgcactctccctcatcccccctcccacctgcacactctctctcatcccccccgttggccgcagccttctcggggaagccgacccggtctccaggagctgcggaacagtccgctcacctcttcactgctcagcgtcagccagcacgactggctgacggctTTACATAGCaggtgtcttgttaagaggaaaaaggtgacttatgtaaggctgaggaaacaaggttcagacagggcattggagggatacaagatagccaggagggaactgaagaaagggattaggagagctaagagagggcatgaacaatctttggcgggtaggatcaaggaaaaccccaaggccttttacacatatgtgagaaatatgagaatgactagagcgagggtaggtccgatcaaggacggtagcgggagattgtgtattgagtctgaagagataggagaggtcttgaatgaatacttttcttctgtatttacaaatgagaggggcgatattgttggagaggacagtgtgaaacagattggtaagctcgaggaaatacttgttaggaaggaagatgtgttgggcattttgaaaaacttgaggatagacaagtcccccgggcctgacgggatatatccaaggattctatgggaagcaagagatgaaattgcagagccgttggcaattatcttttcgtcctcactgtcaacaggggtggtaccaggggattggagagtggcgaatgtcgtgcccctgttcaaaaaaggaactagggataaccctgggaattacaggccagttagtcttacttcggtggtaggcaaagtaatggaaagggtactgaaggataggatttctgagcatctggaaagacactgcttgattagggatagtcagcacggatttgtgaggggtaggtcttgccttacaaatcttattgaattctttgaggaggtgaccaagcatgtggatgaaggtaaagcagtggatgtagtgtacatggattttagtaaggcatttgataaagttccccatggtaggcttctgcacaaagtaaggaggcatgggatagtgggaaatttggccagttggataacgaactggctaaccgatagaagtcagagagtggtggtggatggcaaatattcagcctggatcccagttaccagtggtgtaccgcagggatcagttctgggtcctctgctgtttgtgattttcattaatgacttggatgagggagttgaagggtgggtcagtaaatttgcagacgatacgaagattggtggagttgtggatagtaaggagggctgttgtcggctgcaaagagacatagataggatgcagagctgggctgagaagtggcagatggagtttaaccctgaaaagtgtgaggttgtccattttggaaggacaaatatgaatgcggaatacagggttaacggtagagttcttggcattgtggaggagcagagagaccttggggtctatgttcatacatctttgaaagttgccactcaagtggatagagctgtgaagaaggcctatggtgtgctcgcgttcattaacagaggtattgaatttaagagccatgaggtaatgatgcagctgtacaaaaccttggtaaggccacatttggagtactgtgtacagttctggtcgcctcattttaggaaggatgtggaagctctggaaaaggtgcaaagaagatttaccaggatgttgcctggaatggagagtaggtcttacgaggaaaggttgagggtgctaggccttttctcattagagcggagaaggatgaggggcgacttgatagaggtttataagatgatcaggggaatagatagagtagacagtcagagactttttccccaggtggaacacaccattacaaggggacataaatttaaggtgaaaggtggaagatataggagggatatcagaggtaggttctttacccagagagtagtgggggcatggaatgcactgcctgtggaagtagttgagtcggaaacattagggaccttcaagcagctgttggataggtacatggattacgggaaaatgatatagtgtagatttatttgttcttaagggcagcacggtagcattgtggatagcacaattgcttcacagatccatggtcccaggttcgattccagcttgggtcattgtctgtgcggagtctgcacgtcctccccgtgtctgcgtgggtttcctccgggtgctccggtttcctcccacagtccaaagatgtgcgggttaggtgaattggccaatgataaattgcccttaatgtccaaattgctcttggtggtgggtggaggtgttgagtttgggtagggtgctctttccaagagctggtgcagactcaaggggcctaatggcctccttctgcactgtaaattcaatgataatctatgattaatctaggacaaaggttcggcacaacatcgtgggccgaagggcctgttctgtgctgtattttctatgttctatgttctatgttctatgtgtgaacggcggcggcgcgaactggggtcacgccgtcggtacttcggcccatccgggcctgagaatagcgggggtgccggagaatcgccattttgggtgtctcgggcgattctccggcctgcgccaaccggaactcgacggggccgttctcgccacttgggagaattgagggagagcgtcggaccggcgtcgcgggaaaatttcgcgacccaggcgattctcccaaccggcgctggagcagagaatcgcgccccctatgttTTTAAATTGATTGCAATCAAAAAATCTGATTTGTGTTAAGTTTTTTCAGGAGCACAACTGCAACATTAACCGAGGAATTACTCTTTAGTGGCAGAATTATTGAGTTGTCTTTTGCCAGTATTGTGGGTGTGACATACCACATACACAAAGAGAAAAATAATGACTCAAACTTACTGCACAAATTATTCTCACAACGATCTTTAAAGCATTTACTGCATGCCTTTCCTGTTAAGTAAGGGTGCGTTGGAAAATTTCCACTGCAAGGAAAAGAATTATATGTAAATATTTAGATTATGAATATTAAAGCCATCAAAAATAAATCCAATATTAAAAGAGACTTACCCTGGTCCATAATCACAAACAAAATTGACTGAAGTGTGACCCGAAAAGCCAGCAATTCCTGATGGGCAGATATGAAATGCACAGCCAACTTTGTAACTTGAAGCCCAGACAAGCTTGGAATAAAATAGGGAAGATAAATCATGAATTGGGAATAAAAGCAAAACCTGATAATCACCTAAAGTACTAAACTGAGTTGAGCACCTCACAATTGTCTCTTGCATAATTGATAGTTTACTCTGATCTATACTATATAGACAACCCCTGTTCATTCTTCTAGTGAGGTAAAACATGGTTTAGTGTCAGCTAAGCTTGTTATTACCAACAGTGGATACAGAGGATATTAAAGAATAACCAACAAACTGAAAGTTTGTTTTAGACATTTTGGCGGTATGAATTCTAATTTAATAGGCACGATTTTAACTCTGCCCCATTAAAATTCCCCTCCTATTTACCTACTGGAAAACCACTGGTAattgattgaccattctaaattttaACGGGTCCTTCTTTAAATATGCATGTTGGGTCCCAATTTCATAATTGAGACCTGACTGAAATTTTAGCTGGTGGCTAGAGCCAAGTTATCTTTGTTTTCCCACCAGATGAAGACAACAGGAAGAGGTTCGGAACCAGGAGAGTCCAAAACAAGTTCCTTTTTTTGCCAGTGGGCCGGAGCACTAATGCAAGACTCCTGTGAAACGTAATGGTCCTCACTGCAAATCAGGTCACCAACCTGGTGTCACCAGGCAACCACTAGGCTGTACAATTTACTACTGTCTCCAACCAGTTGGACAACAGGATTTGAATGAAGTCCAGTAGTTAAAATGCTTATATTAATTTTATATTTCCAAATAATATCTGGTAGTAGATTGCCAGGATGGATTATTTATTTACCTAAGGAAAAATCTTATTTTGTAATTTATCTCCTAAAGATGAGGCTGGTTAACTTTCCTTTACATCTCCACAGCATAACTTAACAGGCCAGTCATTATATATCATGACACAATTCCCAATGGCTCCTCATGCTTTAAATGGAGCATTTAATTGTGAAGCCAATGATATTTGACAGTTGACTGTTAGAGTAATAGTGTTATGGTCAGTAGCTGCTGAAGGTTCATTTTCTTTATTACTTcagatttattttaaaatatctatTGTTCTTCTGATTTAAattaaagacagggtagataacgaTAAAGGGCAGTCTTcttcgtttgggagactatggactggattctctgaatttgaggctatgtccggagcatgtgtctagtattacgatgctccgcccagtgcggggctagcagccgtgccacgtaaaacccACATGTTTTATCTGCAGatatggacggagaattgccgggtccgtggcgctgTCGCGACATCCAACattgtcgcgccgtacaacatggcgcctgccgcgcgaggacccggcctgccagatcccCCCCCCGTGGCAGCTCTAGACACagcccacagccgccacgcgagtttgacgaaacctcagaccacaagtgatccacgccatcgggaagtcaaCCCATCTGGGGCGtagcatcgagggagggccttcaggtgacgacctgaggccgtcccaacagcgtgcgcGTATtcaccgatgacgccgttttgaAGGGGGTGGTAcagccgaaaacaggcgccgccccccccccccccccgattttggcgtcaagaaaggggattctctggccaatcgccgaatgcaattttggcgatgtcaatcggagaatccagccctatattctcCCGCTGGAATTAAATCGTATTAGCTTTACGATCCCCTTGCGGTtgtaaagcaggatgcaattccgTGTTCCACGCCatgaaaatttatgcatggcatggaatacccaattcattttttccaattaaggggcaatttagcgtggtcactccacctaccctgcacatctttgggttgttggggcaaaacccaagcaaacaatgggagaatgtgcaaactccacatggacagtgacccagagccaggattgaacctgggaccttggcgttgtgaggcagcagtgctaaccactgcaccaccgtgctgcccaagtaccAGATACTTAACCGATGGTTAACATGATAGAGATAAGACCTGAATGAACAGTAATTATAACCTAGCTTACTGGATGTACATATAGGGCTAATGGGCAGAGATTGTTAGAGCTCTTGTGACTGTCAGAAGTAGCATAGCTTAGTGCCGGAGGTGATGTTTAATCATTTTGAAGTATGTGGGGAAACTAGGTTGCCTTTTCTTCTCATTTGGTGCACTACTATATTTATTTGTAAAAGAATAAAATCAGTAAAGACCTTTTCACTAAAGCAGTAATGGAAATGCTATTTTGGGGTATCATCTTGACCTATGAAATTATTTGTACAAAATACATTACCTGGGTGTAATGGCCACATACATTTGTGCAACGTCGTGAAACATAATCATAATATTTAACTTCGTTGTGCCAATTTTCTATTGCCATGGTGACATTTAAAGAGGAGCCTTCTGTAACGTAGATGTTTTCTCCGACAACGGGGAATACTGGATGAAGTTTTCCTCGCACTTTCAGGTCTTTGTTATGTTCAAATCTGCAGTTCTTACTCCATCCTAAGGCTACGTTAGCAAGGATCCGATCCCAAGACTAAAATTCAAAAAAGGTGAAATAAATAAAAGAGATGTGTCTCAGATTTTAAAAATGTAACTTCTTTATTGAAtatttgctgcaaacaatgttaAAACCTTCTCCGCCTGCACATTCAACAAATgtggagattcccccccccccccttctgtttgcTCTGGTTTTAGAGCTCTTGGGTATAGTGCTGAGGTGCTCGGATAAATGGAGGGAGATaatgaagggggatggggggtggaggtgTAGCATAGGGTATCTCTGTTTGctgatgatttgttgctgtatatcTCTAACGCGGGCTCTTCAGTGGGGGATATAATGGAATTGCTTAGGAGATTTGGGGCGTTTTTAGGCTATAAATTAAATTTGGGAAAAATTGAGTGTTTTGTGAAAAGTGTCTTCTCCATGGGCAGGAGTCGGGGTGGGGAGGTTGCCATTTCGGGTGGCAACAACTCACTTTA
Encoded proteins:
- the LOC140396362 gene encoding glioma pathogenesis-related protein 1-like isoform X4 yields the protein MWRSWFCDVSLYLIFDFAVLGVVFSNDINNEDFIRETIRVHNFYRSKVNPPASNMLYMSWDRILANVALGWSKNCRFEHNKDLKVRGKLHPVFPVVGENIYVTEGSSLNVTMAIENWHNEVKYYDYVSRRCTNVCGHYTQLVWASSYKVGCAFHICPSGIAGFSGHTSVNFVCDYGPGGNFPTHPYLTGKACSKCFKDRCENNLCSDSDSLCDNYCIAVLSIRQLSLIVIAVGVYCVQSKYPNMFAYL
- the LOC140396362 gene encoding glioma pathogenesis-related protein 1-like isoform X3, which gives rise to MWRSWFCDVSLYLIFDFAVLGVVFSNDINNEDFIRETIRVHNFYRSKVNPPASNMLYMSWDRILANVALGWSKNCRFEHNKDLKVRGKLHPVFPVVGENIYVTEGSSLNVTMAIENWHNEVKYYDYVSRRCTNVCGHYTQLVWASSYKVGCAFHICPSGIAGFSGHTSVNFVCDYGPGGNFPTHPYLTGKACSKCFKDRCENNLCTGDSDSLCDNYCIAVLSIRQLSLIVIAVGVYCVQSKYPNMFAYL
- the LOC140396362 gene encoding glioma pathogenesis-related protein 1-like isoform X2 → MWRSWFCDVSLYLIFDFAVLGVVFSNDINNEDFIRETIRVHNFYRSKVNPPASNMLYMSWDRILANVALGWSKNCRFEHNKDLKVRGKLHPVFPVVGENIYVTEGSSLNVTMAIENWHNEVKYYDYVSRRCTNVCGHYTQLVWASSYKVGCAFHICPSGIAGFSGHTSVNFVCDYGPGGNFPTHPYLTGKACSKCFKDRCENNLCRNGTLEMSRDSDSLCDNYCIAVLSIRQLSLIVIAVGVYCVQSKYPNMFAYL
- the LOC140396362 gene encoding glioma pathogenesis-related protein 1-like isoform X1, which codes for MWRSWFCDVSLYLIFDFAVLGVVFSNDINNEDFIRETIRVHNFYRSKVNPPASNMLYMSWDRILANVALGWSKNCRFEHNKDLKVRGKLHPVFPVVGENIYVTEGSSLNVTMAIENWHNEVKYYDYVSRRCTNVCGHYTQLVWASSYKVGCAFHICPSGIAGFSGHTSVNFVCDYGPGGNFPTHPYLTGKACSKCFKDRCENNLCRNGTLEMSPGDSDSLCDNYCIAVLSIRQLSLIVIAVGVYCVQSKYPNMFAYL